Below is a window of Fulvitalea axinellae DNA.
AGTCGCCTTGGCCGCCCACTTGTACGCTCTTTGGACGGAGCGATGCGGGCAGGTTATCGAAAACGAGCGTTCGTTTACCCGGCGGGCAGGTGACTTTTGCTTCACGATATATCTGTGCGCCGGAAAGAAAGACGGTTACGTCTTTTATTTTGGATTTGATGTTTTGGGTTTTGGTTTGGCCGAAAGTGGAAAAAGGTAAGTACGCCAAAGCCAAAGCGATAAAAATACGGCTTGTTCTCATAATCGATAAATTTTTGAAACCGGCGACCATTCTAAGGTTCGGAGATTTGACTCTTAGTTGTGTGCGTTGATAATCCGGCTTCTTTAGTTTGTCTTAAGCAATATAGGGAATTGGCCTAATTAATGAATCTGTCTGCGCTTGTTTGTGAGTGATCATATTTTTAAATGGATTAAGCCGAGGGGTAATTGAGCGTTATGTATTCTCATTTCATTTTGGCTGGCACAAACGGTGATAAGAAGGTTAACAATGGAAAGGACTTGGGGTTGAACCTTAAACCAAAACCGTAATCGTCGCATGTTCCGTTTCCGTGAGCGAAAAGAAAAGGGTGATGGGCTTCGGAATAAAAAGGGAAAGGCCGGGGGCGGTGTGGTTCAGCGTTATTCAAAAGTGCCCGCCGGCGGATATGTTCCGGGTAAAGGAGGCGTGGCATTTTCGCATTTGGCTTTGGAACGTTTGGAGGAGCTTGCCCGATGCGTATCGGAGCGGTCCGAGTTTTTTGGAGAGGGGGAAGGACATTTTACCAAAAGAAAAGTACCGGAGGGACATCTTCTGGAAGAAGGCCGACGGGAGTCTCGCCCAGGTCTGAAGGTGGCGGATGACGAGGCCTTCGCTTTGGAGGACAGCCCCGAGCGTGTCGGGCGGTTTTTTACTACGGAAGATGTGGTGAGGCATTCGAACGGTGTTTTCGAGTCTTCGGCTTCGCTGGTCAGGTTTGTGATGGACAAAGGGAACAGTTTGGTTTTGGGCAGTTCCGGTAAAGAGCTGTTTTCCGTTGTGCCTGATTTGTCCACGATAGACGGTTGTGTGGATTGCTCCGAGATGGCGGGCAGGATTATGGGAGCGACGGGGGATTTGACCCAAGCGGTTGTTTTCGGTAGTGATAATTATGAAGTGCCGTCAATTGCGGAGTCGGGAATGACAAGGAAGGCTTTTGAGGGAATGGAGGCTGGAAAAAGTCCTAGAGAGAGTTTTCCCGAAGGTGAGCGCTTTCACACGCCTTCAAAATCCGCGGAGGTTTTAAGGGAGACATTCAAGGAAACGCCAGAGTCGGTTTTGACGGAACGCGCCAAGTTTTGGGGCGTTAACGAATCTGCGTGCCCGGAGGTGGGCGAGGCGTATTTGAAACTGGCTCCTCTGTGGGACGAGGAAGAGGAAATTGGCGGAGCGTTGGGTGTCTTCGGGGAGAGACTTGAAAGGCTTTACGGGAAATACGGCTTGGGAAAAGGGGCCAAGGCACCGGAGGAAATGATCAGGGAACAGACAAAAATCCTGTGGAATATGCATTACGGGGCCGTGGTGGCCAGAAGCGGGTCGGATTCGGTGACATTGGAAAATTATACGTGGTATTTGCGTCCTGTAAAAGAGCTAATTGCGGCTTTTGAACGGTTGTGGCTTCGTTTCGGAATGTTTCGGGATTTGGTGGAGAGGTATTTCGAGCATAAAAAAGAGGAGCCGGTGTTGTCTTCGGCGGTTTACATTTTGTGGGAAGAGGCCGCGGGCATACTGAAATTTGGAGAATCGGTTTTGGATGAAGGTTCGGATCTTCGGAAAAGAGTTTGCCTGGTAAGGGAAGAATTTAAAAAGAACCTGTCATTCTCGGATTTCAGGGAACAGCCTTATCACTTCAAGATGTACGGTACGGATAAGGGTTACAGTTTTCATGAGGAGTGGTCGGATACATTACCTGCGGGATCAGTGACCTTTAGGGTTCGGGAATCATACGGCTTGCATGTGGAGGAGTTATGGCAGACGGTCATAGGGAAATGGCGGAGTTTAGGGGAAACCGTAGCGGTTTTGGGGAGAAGTGAGTGTCAGGAATGGTCAGCGAGTTTGCTTCAAAGAATGAAGGAAAAGGAAGCTGAAATGGAAAAAGAATACAACGACCGACTGCGTTCAAGTGGCGAACTGAAAGCGGTGGCGGAATTGAAAAATGAAGCCTTGGACAGAATAAGGGAGATGGCGCTCGGAGCCCTCGCCGACGAATTTTCCGAGGTTGTGGGAATAGCGATGCCGGGCGGAAAGAAAGAAGCGTTACAGTCTTTGCGACGTGTGCGTAAAGACTGTAACGATGCCGAAACAGAACAACGCTTGGAAGCGTTCGCCTCTTGGTTTGGACCTGTATATAAAGCTCTGGATGGTGGCCGGTCTTTTCTGCCGTTTTAGGTCGTTTGCGGCTTCTTTTCCGTATAACCCAATTTTTCTGAGAGTTTTTGGCATTCGGCCTTCATGAACTCTCCGATTTTGGGAAAATCCGATTCGGGAATACGGAAAGCCGGGCCCGTCATCCAGATAACGGCGATTACCTGTCCGTGTTGGTTGTGAATAGGGGAAGCTACGCAATGTACGCCGTCAATTTCTTCCGCCCTATCAACGGAATAACCCTGCTCTTTGATTCTGTGGAGCTCCGGGAAAAGCGTCTCTTTCGTGCAGAGTGTTCTTTCGTTGAATTTTGTCAGCGTCAGGCCGTTGACGAGATCTTCATATCTTTCTTCAGGTAGGTTTGCCAAAAAGACCTTTCCGGGCGCCGAGGCGTGCAGGACGAAAGACCTTCGCGGTTTAAGGAAAAAAGTGAAAGGATGGTCGCCCATCACTTGGTCCATCAACGATACTTCGTTGTTCATCAACACTCCGAGCAAAACAGTTTCGTGAAATTCGTCACGGATACGCTCCATTACCGGCAAGGCTTTCGCCATCAGGCTCTCTTCGCCGATAGAGGCAAGACCAACCTGCAGGAACTTTCTCGAAAGGCTGAACTTTCCGGTAATATCGTCCTGGAGAAAAAATCCTTCGTGCTTCAGCGTGTAGCAGATTCTGAAAATGGTTGTTTTTGCAACGTCCAATGAGTCAGTGAGTTCTTGGACTGTGGCTCCGGCCGGTTGGTTGGTAAGGAAGTTGATGACCTGGACGGCCTTTGTCAGGTTTGGGGCTATGTACTTTTTGTCCAGTTCGGGCATGTTCTTTTTTTCAGTTTTAAAATAAATAGTCTCGCACAGGCGAAGTTTGGGTAATCCCGGACGCGACACGAATTTTAAATTTATGACTAATCGGAGATTGATCAAAGTCCAAAAATCGTTTTTAAAAACCATTTCCGGGAGCAAGCAGACATACATCTACATAAAGTTCATATGTATGAACAAATTAAATCAACAAAACCTTGTTCCTTATTCGGAATATGGATAGTATTGTTTGAAAATAAGGGGATTCGGTGCGGGTAACACCGAAATTCCGACGGTGTACGGCACGCGTTCAAATGGGGCTTTTCGGTCTGGCATCCAGTCCGATGTTGAACGATGTGCCGGTTTCATCAATTATTGGAATTTGTTTTTTTATTTAGTGACGAGTATGAACCCATTTGAATTTTATAACCCGGTTAGGGTTATTTTCGAGCCTGGCGGAGTAGCCAAGGTAGGTGCGGTGGCGGAACCGTATGGAAAAAATGTCTTGTTGGTCTCTTATGGAGAAAATACGTTTTTGACCGACGTTTTAGACAAGGTAACGGCTTCGTTACAGGAGCGGGAAATTATCGTAAGCCCCTTTTTTGAGATTTCTCCCAACCCTACCATTGAGGAAGTGGGCAGAGGCGTTGAATTATGCAAAAAAGAGAAAATTGATTTGGTGATAGGCGTTGGTGGCGGATCGGTAATGGACGCAGCCAAGGCGATCGCCGCCGGAGTATACTACGAAGGTGATTTGTGGAATATGGTGGCGTCAAGCCACAAAGCCGGAAGTACGGTGGCGTTTCCGTCAAAGGCTTTGCCTACCGTGATGGTGCCGACCATGGCCGCCACCGGTTCCGAGATGAACTGTTGCGCCGTGCTTTCTAACGAGGCGACAAAGGAAAAATCTTACGTTTGGGACGATTGTCTCTTCCCGCAGGCCGCCGTCGTGGATTCTGAGCTTACGTTCTCGTTGCCGGCTTATCAGACGGCTTGCGGAGCTGCGGATATATTCTCGCATGCTTTAGAATTCTATATCAACGGATTGGAAGACACACCGGTGAATTATCCGATTCAGGAAGGATTACTCAGGACCGTTTTGCTCCGCGCAGAGGAAGTTTTGGAAAACCCGAACAGCCTTCAGGGCCGTACGGACCTTCAGTGGGCTTCGATCGTGGCTTTGTGCGGGATTTCGCAGCCAGGTAACGCCTGGACGCCGATGCACCAAGTGGGGCACGTACTTTCCGCCCGTTTCGGCGTGGCGCACGGAGCTTCTTTGGCTTTGGTGATGCCGTCTTGGATGAGAAAAATGTGGCCGACGCGCAAAGAGCGCTACTTGGAATTCGCCACACGCGTAATGGACGTGCCTATGGGGGGGGAAGAATCGACAATCTTGGCGGGAATCGACGCGTTCGAGTCTTTCCTTAACAAAATCGGAATAGCCACCCGTCTCGACGCTTTCGGAATTAAGGAAGAAGACCTTGACGATGTGGTGGCCGACGTAAGGCGTATCAGCTTCAATGATGATGATATGTTGCCGTCGCACACGCCGTTGACCGCCGAGACGATCAGGGAAATCCTGACTATCGCCTTGACGAAAGATGCGGAGAAACAACTTTTTTAAAAGCAGAAGATATGGAGCAGATTTTTAATGTAAAGGGAAAAAGCGGTTTTATAACCGGCGCCGGTGGCGGAATCGGATCCTTTTTGGCCAAAGAGCTGGCTAAGGCTGGCGTAAATTTGGCATTGGTGGATCTGGATACGCAGAAAGTTGGCCCGATGGCCGAAGAGCTGTCCGGCGAGTTTGGCGTTGTGACGAAAGCCTACGCCTGCGACGTTACGGATCCGGAATCGGTAAAACGGATGACTGAGCGTTATTCGGAAGATTTCCCGGCGCTGGATTTCGCGATCAACAACGCCGGAATCGCCAATATCGAAAAGGCGATGGATATCTCTTACGAGGATTTCAAAAAGGTGGTGGACGTAAACCTGAACGGTGTTTTTCTTTGCGCCCAAGCCGCCGCTCGTTTGATGAAAGGCCGTGGAGGCTCTATCGTGAATATGGCCTCGATGTCCGCGCATATCGTGAACGTACCACAGACTATCGCCAATTATTGCGCCTCGAAAGGCGGCGTAAAAACGCTGACCAAAGCGCTGGCCGTTGAGTGGGCGCAGGAAAATATTAGGGTAAACAGCGTAAGTCCGGGATATATCGCTACGGAATTGGTGGCGGGAATGAAGGATTACCACCCGGGCTGGATTTCGAGAATCCCGATGGGAAGGCTCGGAAAGCCGGAAGACTTGATCGGCTTGTTTGTGTACTTGCTCAGCGACGCTTCGGCGTATATGACCGGAAGCGATTTGATTATCGACGGCGGGTACACTTCCTTGTAAGCGCAGGTTTTTAGCAGAATTAATAAAGTAAAAGCGAGTAGGGAGGGGATTTGAATATGTTGACAATGGATAAAAAAGCAGTGTCCGCAAGCGAAATAGCGGGACTGATAGACATAAGCGCCGTCAAGACGGAAAGCGACTTGAAGGCCGTTAACGAAATCATCGAAGCGGCGAAGACGCATCGTTTTATTTGTGTTTTTCCTATGCCCGGATTTTTGGAGCATACGATTGAGCGATTGAAAGACGATAGCGGAGTTTTGGTCGGTGGCGTAGTCGGTTTTCCTTCGGGAGGCGAGTCTACGGCCACGAAGATTTTCCAGGCAAAGGAAAATGTAGCCAAAGGTTGCGACGAGGTTGATATGGTTATGAACGTGGCCAAGCTTAAGTCCGGCCTTTTCGAGGAGGTTTTGGAAGATATCATTGCGGTTCGCAAGGCTATTGCTCCAATGCCGTTGAAAGTTATTATCGAGACGCCTCTTTTGGAAGAGTCGGAAATTGCCGAGGCTTCGCGCATTGTGATGGCTTCCGGCGCCGATTTCGTGAAAACCGGAACGGGCTGGAGCGGTGCCACTACGCTTAGGCACGTTGAGATTATCA
It encodes the following:
- a CDS encoding IclR family transcriptional regulator, yielding MPELDKKYIAPNLTKAVQVINFLTNQPAGATVQELTDSLDVAKTTIFRICYTLKHEGFFLQDDITGKFSLSRKFLQVGLASIGEESLMAKALPVMERIRDEFHETVLLGVLMNNEVSLMDQVMGDHPFTFFLKPRRSFVLHASAPGKVFLANLPEERYEDLVNGLTLTKFNERTLCTKETLFPELHRIKEQGYSVDRAEEIDGVHCVASPIHNQHGQVIAVIWMTGPAFRIPESDFPKIGEFMKAECQKLSEKLGYTEKKPQTT
- a CDS encoding iron-containing alcohol dehydrogenase — translated: MNPFEFYNPVRVIFEPGGVAKVGAVAEPYGKNVLLVSYGENTFLTDVLDKVTASLQEREIIVSPFFEISPNPTIEEVGRGVELCKKEKIDLVIGVGGGSVMDAAKAIAAGVYYEGDLWNMVASSHKAGSTVAFPSKALPTVMVPTMAATGSEMNCCAVLSNEATKEKSYVWDDCLFPQAAVVDSELTFSLPAYQTACGAADIFSHALEFYINGLEDTPVNYPIQEGLLRTVLLRAEEVLENPNSLQGRTDLQWASIVALCGISQPGNAWTPMHQVGHVLSARFGVAHGASLALVMPSWMRKMWPTRKERYLEFATRVMDVPMGGEESTILAGIDAFESFLNKIGIATRLDAFGIKEEDLDDVVADVRRISFNDDDMLPSHTPLTAETIREILTIALTKDAEKQLF
- a CDS encoding SDR family oxidoreductase, whose protein sequence is MEQIFNVKGKSGFITGAGGGIGSFLAKELAKAGVNLALVDLDTQKVGPMAEELSGEFGVVTKAYACDVTDPESVKRMTERYSEDFPALDFAINNAGIANIEKAMDISYEDFKKVVDVNLNGVFLCAQAAARLMKGRGGSIVNMASMSAHIVNVPQTIANYCASKGGVKTLTKALAVEWAQENIRVNSVSPGYIATELVAGMKDYHPGWISRIPMGRLGKPEDLIGLFVYLLSDASAYMTGSDLIIDGGYTSL
- the deoC gene encoding deoxyribose-phosphate aldolase, whose translation is MDKKAVSASEIAGLIDISAVKTESDLKAVNEIIEAAKTHRFICVFPMPGFLEHTIERLKDDSGVLVGGVVGFPSGGESTATKIFQAKENVAKGCDEVDMVMNVAKLKSGLFEEVLEDIIAVRKAIAPMPLKVIIETPLLEESEIAEASRIVMASGADFVKTGTGWSGATTLRHVEIIKAEVGDNVKIKVAGGVRDLDTLLAMRDMGACRFGIGKEAAINIMESLDGKSNGYA